In Macadamia integrifolia cultivar HAES 741 chromosome 1, SCU_Mint_v3, whole genome shotgun sequence, a single window of DNA contains:
- the LOC122082429 gene encoding 24-methylenesterol C-methyltransferase 2-like: protein MDSLALICTAGLLFGGLYWFICILGSAEQKGKRAADLSGGSISRDKVLDKYKQYWSFFRRPKEIETAEKVPAFVDTFYNLVTDIYEWGWGQSFHFSPSIPGKSHKDATRLHEEMAVDLLGVKPGDRILDVGCGVGGPMRAIAAHSRANVVGITINEYQVKRARIHNKKAGLDSLCEVVCGNFLEMPFKDNSFEGAYSIEATCHAPKLEEVYAEIYRVLKPGSMYVSYEWVTTDKFKAEDPEQVEIIQGIERGDALPGLRRSDEVADIARKVGFEVVREKDLAKPPSKPWWQRLKMGRIAYWRNHIVVIVLSWIGIAPKGVVDVHEMLFVTADYLARGGETGIFTPMHMILCKKPESSSSSS from the coding sequence ATGGATTCTTTGGCCCTGATCTGTACGGCGGGTCTCCTCTTCGGGGGCCTCTACTGGTTCATCTGCATCTTGGGCTCAGCAGAGCAGAAGGGAAAGCGAGCGGCGGACCTCTCCGGAGGTTCAATCTCACGGGATAAAGTTCTAGACAAGTACAAGCAGTATTGGTCCTTCTTCCGCCGACCCAAAGAGATCGAGACGGCAGAGAAAGTTCCAGCCTTCGTCGATACCTTCTACAACCTGGTGACTGACATCTACGAATGGGGGTGGGGACAATCCTTCCACTTCTCCCCTTCCATACCAGGCAAGTCTCACAAGGATGCCACTCGCCTCCACGAAGAGATGGCCGTCGATCTGCTCGGCGTCAAGCCAGGAGACCGCATCCTCGATGTTGGATGCGGAGTCGGTGGACCTATGCGTGCCATCGCCGCCCATTCGCGTGCCAATGTGGTTGGCATTACCATCAATGAGTACCAGGTGAAGCGTGCCCGGAttcacaacaagaaagctggtCTCGATTCACTCTGCGAAGTCGTCTGTGGAAACTTCCTCGAGATGCCCTTCAAGGACAACAGCTTCGAGGGTGCTTACTCGATCGAGGCTACCTGCCACGCGCCCAAGCTGGAGGAGGTCTACGCCGAGATCTACAGGGTTTTGAAGCCTGGATCAATGTACGTATCTTACGAGTGGGTCACGACCGATAAGTTCAAGGCGGAGGACCCTGAGCAGGTGGAAATTATTCAAGGGATTGAGAGAGGTGATGCGTTGCCTGGATTGAGGAGGTCCGACGAGGTTGCAGACATTGCTAGGAAAGTTGGGTTTGAGGTTGTGAGGGAGAAGGATCTGGCCAAACCCCCTTCCAAGCCATGGTGGCAGAGGTTGAAGATGGGGAGGATTGCTTACTGGAGGAACCACATCGTGGTGATTGTGCTCTCTTGGATTGGAATCGCACCTAAGGGTGTTGTCGATGTCCATGAGATGCTCTTCGTGACTGCCGATTACCTGGCCAGAGGTGGGGAGACTGGGATTTTCACCCCAATGCACATGATCCTCTGCAAGAAGCCGGAGTCGTCCTCTTCATCCTCTTAG